One window of the Herbiconiux sp. L3-i23 genome contains the following:
- a CDS encoding VanZ family protein yields the protein MLVTGGLYLVGIVLIVFWPVKLDTGVRPIVEGWLRDAGADAPGAGSIYSTIEFIANIAVFVPLGALMWWAARVLGLWTPVILAFLAPLVAEVGQGLFLPDRVPDPRDVVAGMIGVAIGTGVGVLVERSRRSDATARD from the coding sequence GTGCTCGTCACCGGTGGCCTGTACCTCGTCGGCATCGTGCTCATCGTGTTCTGGCCGGTGAAGCTCGACACCGGGGTGCGCCCGATCGTCGAAGGGTGGCTGCGGGACGCCGGCGCGGATGCGCCGGGTGCCGGGTCGATCTACTCGACGATCGAGTTCATCGCCAACATCGCCGTCTTCGTACCGCTCGGAGCCCTGATGTGGTGGGCCGCCCGGGTGCTCGGGCTGTGGACGCCGGTGATCCTCGCCTTCCTCGCCCCGCTCGTCGCCGAGGTGGGCCAGGGCCTGTTCCTCCCCGACCGGGTGCCGGATCCGCGCGACGTCGTCGCCGGGATGATCGGCGTCGCGATCGGCACGGGCGTGGGCGTGCTCGTGGAGCGATCGCGACGCTCCGACGCGACCGCGCGGGACTGA
- a CDS encoding type II toxin-antitoxin system death-on-curing family toxin gives MTGTAPSEPDETHTEYLSVDDVVQIIEAFMDAPLRETVRDLGLLIGAVERPAMRYKGRDVYSPLSVKAAALMESLARNNALFDGNKRLAWLATNVFLELNHAAIEFGDNETFSLLREVAQGYVSTQELASRIQSRLMPWPPPGQ, from the coding sequence ATGACCGGGACCGCACCCTCCGAGCCGGACGAGACGCACACCGAGTACCTCAGCGTCGACGACGTCGTCCAGATCATCGAGGCGTTCATGGACGCCCCGCTGCGCGAGACCGTGCGCGACCTCGGCCTCCTGATCGGCGCCGTGGAGCGCCCGGCGATGCGGTACAAAGGTCGCGACGTCTACTCGCCGCTGTCGGTCAAGGCCGCCGCGTTGATGGAGAGCCTCGCCCGCAACAACGCCCTGTTCGACGGCAACAAGCGCCTCGCCTGGCTGGCCACCAACGTGTTCCTCGAGCTCAACCACGCCGCGATCGAGTTCGGTGACAACGAGACCTTCTCGCTGCTGCGCGAGGTGGCGCAGGGATACGTCTCGACGCAGGAGCTGGCGTCGCGCATCCAGTCGCGTCTGATGCCGTGGCCCCCGCCGGGGCAGTGA
- a CDS encoding WecB/TagA/CpsF family glycosyltransferase, which produces MVAIGPFEVIDLPQREVIDLIASSEDPKPVAFALHVGGLNHRHDREFVQAMSSTPLVYADGAATVLLAKLGGARRIERAATTDIGIPTMVQRAKLLGRSARVAIVGGPPGLAERSGDALEAASHLLRVPYVTHGYHDDFTEVLAELRSVQPDIIVVGLGMPREAIWVEQHLAELPDSLIITCGGWLGFLAGDEQRAPKVMQNSGTEWVYRLAQSPGRLAKRYGSGLLTVAKMAVGQLRSRRAA; this is translated from the coding sequence ATGGTCGCCATCGGTCCCTTCGAGGTGATCGACCTTCCTCAGCGCGAGGTCATCGACCTCATCGCGTCCTCCGAGGACCCCAAACCGGTCGCGTTCGCGCTGCACGTCGGCGGTCTGAACCACCGCCACGACCGCGAGTTCGTCCAGGCGATGAGTTCCACGCCCCTCGTCTACGCCGACGGCGCCGCCACGGTGCTGCTCGCGAAGCTCGGCGGTGCTCGCCGAATCGAACGCGCCGCCACCACGGACATCGGCATCCCGACCATGGTCCAGCGCGCCAAGCTGCTCGGCCGGTCGGCGCGGGTCGCCATCGTGGGCGGACCTCCCGGACTCGCCGAGCGCTCGGGCGATGCCCTCGAGGCCGCATCGCATCTGCTGCGCGTCCCGTATGTGACGCACGGCTACCACGACGACTTCACCGAGGTCCTCGCCGAACTACGCTCCGTGCAGCCCGACATCATCGTCGTCGGACTGGGGATGCCGCGCGAGGCGATCTGGGTGGAGCAGCACCTCGCCGAGCTGCCGGATTCGCTCATCATCACCTGCGGGGGATGGCTCGGCTTCCTCGCCGGGGACGAGCAGCGTGCGCCGAAGGTGATGCAGAACTCGGGCACCGAGTGGGTCTACCGGCTGGCGCAGAGCCCCGGCCGCCTCGCGAAGCGGTACGGCAGCGGCCTGCTCACCGTCGCGAAGATGGCGGTCGGTCAGCTCCGCTCGCGCCGCGCCGCCTGA
- a CDS encoding O-antigen ligase, whose product MNATVATALRPGPAAALGASPNAVRFVRSFSILSFAYPLLWLVGLGGFYWVLVGVLAFLYLIRRGPVAAALPAIGVLGALVFSLPIGVLAFGLDFGRVASLGGNLLVWLSIAALITVSQEIDLDVLLRRIVLVIGTAQGAVVTAAIVAYPSSLPIPLLQGIAGRLPSGLGAFAQNRLYSIDWLGEATFRSAGMMAQPTWAGVFGAVTCIVAVSLLTERGWWRVLAVAGVAAGTLSVVLSLSRSTQLALGAAVLIGILVMVGARNRMAFYTLAIVAAIGAVIVVLLFNEQILEMVKEINGQREGSLETRSDIYARTWELVRQLPVPILGYGIKPQEEGLVASVATHSAYLGILFRAGILGAIALFWLLINALVRSLRSWDGYAVAIAVLVLIWCTLEDFDPGHLLPLAVVLVYARTWGSRPRPVGGSR is encoded by the coding sequence GTGAACGCCACCGTCGCGACGGCCCTTCGCCCGGGTCCTGCTGCCGCGCTGGGAGCGAGCCCCAACGCGGTGCGATTCGTTCGCAGCTTCTCGATCCTCTCCTTCGCATACCCGCTGCTGTGGCTCGTCGGACTCGGCGGCTTCTACTGGGTTCTCGTCGGGGTGCTGGCGTTCCTCTACCTCATCCGCCGGGGACCAGTCGCCGCCGCCCTTCCCGCCATCGGCGTGCTCGGGGCTCTCGTGTTCTCGCTGCCGATCGGCGTCCTCGCCTTCGGCCTGGACTTCGGACGCGTGGCATCACTCGGGGGCAACCTCCTCGTCTGGTTGAGCATCGCAGCGCTCATCACCGTCTCGCAGGAGATCGACCTCGACGTTCTGCTGAGGCGGATCGTGCTCGTCATCGGGACCGCTCAGGGGGCGGTGGTGACGGCGGCCATCGTCGCGTACCCCTCGTCCCTTCCGATTCCGTTGCTGCAGGGCATCGCCGGCCGCCTTCCCTCGGGGCTCGGCGCATTCGCCCAGAACCGTCTCTATTCGATCGACTGGCTCGGCGAGGCGACGTTCCGCTCCGCCGGCATGATGGCCCAGCCCACCTGGGCCGGGGTCTTCGGTGCTGTGACCTGCATCGTCGCGGTCAGCCTGCTCACCGAGCGCGGGTGGTGGCGGGTGCTGGCGGTCGCCGGCGTCGCCGCAGGAACCCTCTCCGTCGTGCTCTCGCTCAGCCGATCGACCCAGCTCGCGTTGGGCGCCGCAGTGCTCATCGGAATTCTGGTGATGGTCGGCGCACGCAACCGGATGGCCTTCTACACGCTCGCGATAGTCGCCGCGATCGGCGCGGTGATCGTCGTGCTGCTGTTCAACGAGCAGATCCTCGAGATGGTCAAGGAGATCAACGGGCAGCGGGAGGGATCTCTCGAGACGCGGTCCGACATCTACGCACGCACATGGGAGCTCGTCCGTCAGCTCCCGGTGCCGATCCTCGGCTACGGCATCAAACCCCAGGAGGAAGGTCTCGTGGCGAGCGTCGCCACGCACTCCGCCTACCTCGGGATCCTGTTCAGGGCAGGCATCCTCGGGGCCATCGCCCTCTTCTGGCTGTTGATCAACGCATTGGTCCGGTCTCTGCGCAGCTGGGACGGCTACGCCGTCGCGATCGCCGTGCTGGTGCTGATCTGGTGCACCCTCGAGGACTTCGACCCCGGGCACCTGCTTCCCCTCGCCGTCGTCCTCGTGTACGCACGCACGTGGGGCTCCCGTCCGCGACCCGTCGGCGGATCGCGATGA
- a CDS encoding glycosyltransferase — MPLLSVIVPARNAEDHIGTALRSTLRALPDDSEIVVMDDGSSDSTAERIASIGDSRIRVMTHTTSQGVANSLNELIEATDSRYVARMDADDIVLPGRFRAQLRAVHHRADVIFSGIIDFGSGYRVPKPSIPLALPPERMRLALLFGNPLCHSTMLAPRSALLAVGGYRVCAAEDYDLWLRLAADGQRITRLRRPTVAYRHHATQVTAAEDWARSALAEPQIRESYSALAHDVLGVTPNDDRFEELLAERISSSRGALYRRFLEHRASLLTATAAV; from the coding sequence ATGCCTCTACTCAGCGTCATCGTCCCTGCCCGCAACGCCGAGGACCACATCGGTACCGCTCTGCGCTCCACGCTGCGAGCGCTGCCGGACGATTCGGAGATCGTCGTCATGGATGACGGGAGCTCCGACTCCACCGCCGAACGGATCGCCTCCATCGGCGACTCGCGGATCCGGGTCATGACCCACACCACATCGCAGGGTGTCGCGAACAGCCTCAACGAGCTCATCGAAGCGACCGACAGCCGCTACGTCGCCCGCATGGACGCCGATGACATCGTGCTCCCCGGCCGATTCCGCGCGCAGCTGCGTGCCGTTCATCACCGGGCCGACGTGATCTTCAGCGGGATCATCGACTTCGGAAGCGGCTACCGCGTTCCGAAGCCGTCCATTCCGCTCGCGCTGCCGCCCGAGCGGATGCGCCTCGCGCTGCTCTTCGGGAATCCGCTCTGCCATTCCACGATGCTGGCGCCTCGGAGCGCGCTGCTCGCGGTCGGCGGTTACCGGGTCTGCGCGGCCGAGGATTACGACCTGTGGCTCAGACTCGCGGCTGACGGGCAACGGATCACCCGTCTGCGCCGCCCGACCGTGGCCTACCGGCACCACGCCACGCAGGTGACCGCCGCCGAGGATTGGGCGCGCTCGGCGCTCGCCGAGCCGCAGATCCGCGAGTCGTACTCCGCCCTCGCGCACGACGTGCTCGGCGTCACTCCGAACGATGACCGATTCGAGGAGCTCCTCGCCGAGCGGATCTCCTCCAGCCGCGGCGCCCTCTACCGTCGCTTCCTCGAGCACCGCGCGTCACTGCTCACGGCCACCGCAGCGGTGTGA
- a CDS encoding polysaccharide biosynthesis tyrosine autokinase, whose protein sequence is MSLLDYLRVLRRSWIAIVLLTVFGAAAGGAYSLASDPSYESATKVFVSTQTGGSLPELSEGTSYSQQVVSSYANVATTPLVLDPVIDELDLQETAESLAGRVTATSTLGTVVIDITASDATAEGAAAIANAVAASLGQAVTTLTGAEAEQSPVRITVIQPATVPLSPASPNAPLNLALGALIGLAFGVIVAVVREAVDVRVRGEHDIERVTDKPLLGRISRDRSARTQPLVALTNPRSVRAEAFRTLRTNLQFLDISRGTRTIVITSAREGEGKTTTATNLAITVADTGNSTLLIDADLRRPRVSNYLGIDGGIGLTDVLIGDVTLDEALQEWGDKRMMVLPAGQIPPNPSELLQGPAMVSMLATLKKRFGTIIIDAPPLLPVSDAAILGVRSSGVIVVAAARKVTRDQLKRALAITDQVGARVLGVVLGMLPRSGPDANGYGAYTSEPRRPQARTQTSAAVAAPVD, encoded by the coding sequence GTGTCCCTCCTCGACTATCTCCGAGTCCTCCGACGCAGCTGGATCGCCATCGTGCTGCTCACCGTATTCGGTGCCGCAGCCGGCGGCGCCTACTCGCTGGCTTCCGACCCGTCCTACGAATCGGCCACCAAGGTTTTCGTCTCCACGCAGACCGGCGGAAGCCTCCCGGAGCTGAGCGAAGGCACCAGCTACTCGCAACAGGTCGTATCGAGCTACGCGAATGTCGCGACGACGCCGCTGGTGCTCGACCCGGTGATCGACGAGCTGGACCTGCAGGAGACCGCCGAGTCCCTCGCCGGACGCGTCACAGCCACGAGCACGCTCGGCACCGTCGTCATCGACATCACGGCGAGCGACGCCACCGCCGAGGGTGCTGCAGCGATCGCGAACGCGGTCGCCGCCAGCCTCGGACAAGCCGTCACCACGCTCACCGGCGCCGAGGCGGAGCAGTCGCCCGTGCGCATCACCGTCATCCAGCCTGCGACGGTCCCGCTGTCGCCCGCGTCGCCGAACGCGCCGCTCAACCTGGCTCTCGGTGCGCTCATCGGGCTCGCCTTCGGAGTGATCGTCGCCGTTGTCCGCGAGGCCGTCGACGTGCGCGTCCGCGGCGAGCACGACATCGAGCGGGTCACCGACAAGCCGCTGCTCGGACGCATCTCGCGGGATCGATCGGCACGCACCCAGCCTCTGGTCGCCCTGACGAACCCGCGCAGCGTCCGCGCCGAGGCGTTCCGCACGCTCCGCACGAATCTGCAGTTCCTCGACATCAGTCGGGGCACCCGCACCATCGTGATCACCTCGGCCCGCGAAGGCGAAGGCAAGACGACGACGGCGACGAATCTGGCGATCACCGTCGCGGACACCGGCAACTCGACCCTGCTCATCGATGCGGACCTCCGCCGCCCCCGGGTCTCCAACTATCTCGGGATCGACGGCGGCATCGGACTGACCGACGTGCTGATCGGCGACGTCACGCTCGACGAGGCTCTGCAGGAATGGGGCGACAAGCGCATGATGGTGCTGCCCGCAGGTCAGATCCCGCCCAACCCCAGCGAACTGCTGCAGGGGCCGGCCATGGTCTCGATGCTCGCCACCCTCAAGAAGCGCTTCGGCACGATCATCATCGACGCCCCTCCCCTGCTCCCCGTCAGCGACGCCGCGATCCTCGGGGTGCGCTCGAGCGGTGTCATCGTCGTCGCAGCGGCGCGTAAGGTGACCCGCGATCAGCTGAAGCGCGCCCTGGCGATCACGGATCAGGTCGGCGCACGCGTGCTCGGCGTCGTCCTCGGAATGCTCCCGCGTAGCGGCCCCGACGCGAACGGTTACGGCGCCTACACCTCCGAACCCCGCCGCCCGCAGGCGCGAACTCAGACGTCCGCGGCCGTCGCCGCGCCGGTCGACTGA
- a CDS encoding acyl carrier protein: MADRAQFLSFLEEILEAPGGSVAFESDLEELGWDSLSDLGFIAGVDERFGKTVDPERLAESETPNDLYTLVFG; the protein is encoded by the coding sequence GTGGCCGACCGTGCCCAATTCCTGTCCTTCCTCGAGGAGATCCTCGAGGCCCCCGGCGGCTCCGTCGCCTTCGAATCCGACCTCGAAGAGCTTGGGTGGGATTCTCTGTCCGACCTCGGCTTCATCGCGGGCGTCGACGAGCGCTTCGGCAAGACGGTCGACCCCGAGCGTCTCGCCGAGAGCGAGACGCCGAACGACCTCTACACGCTCGTCTTCGGCTGA
- a CDS encoding 3-oxoacyl-ACP synthase III family protein, which yields MAARIAAVSYHLPAATLSNADLAAEFPEWSVEKIGAKTGIVNRHVAADDEFASDLAVAAAQRLFDEHGIDPNSIDYVLLCTQSPDYYMPTTAVLVQERLGLRTSVGATDITLGCSGYVYALGLAKGLIESGQVRNVLVLTTDTYTRFVNPRDKSVRTLFGDGASASLVTDDGGADALGSFVYGSDGSGGGQLVVPNGGLKGSEAYPAASPEARGFESNGYDLYMDGPGIFNFTLEIVPKSVDAVLAKAGLQQDEVDLWVFHQANAFMLEHLRKKLGVPSEHFVVAMGESGNTVSSTIPIALVEAERAGQLTRGMKVMILGFGVGLSWAGAVLEW from the coding sequence GTGGCCGCCCGCATCGCCGCCGTCAGTTACCACCTGCCCGCGGCAACACTGAGTAACGCCGACCTCGCGGCCGAGTTCCCCGAGTGGTCGGTCGAGAAGATCGGTGCGAAGACCGGCATCGTCAACCGTCACGTCGCGGCGGACGACGAGTTCGCCTCCGACCTCGCGGTGGCCGCCGCGCAGCGCCTCTTCGACGAGCACGGCATCGACCCGAATTCGATCGACTACGTGCTGCTGTGCACCCAGAGCCCCGACTACTACATGCCGACCACCGCGGTCCTCGTTCAGGAGCGTCTTGGCCTTCGCACCAGTGTCGGCGCGACCGACATCACCCTCGGCTGCTCCGGTTACGTCTACGCGCTCGGGCTGGCGAAGGGCCTCATCGAGTCGGGTCAGGTCCGCAACGTCCTCGTTCTCACGACCGACACGTACACCCGTTTCGTCAACCCGCGCGACAAGTCCGTGCGCACCCTGTTCGGCGACGGTGCCTCCGCCTCGCTCGTCACCGACGACGGGGGCGCCGACGCGCTCGGCAGCTTCGTCTACGGCAGCGACGGATCGGGCGGAGGGCAACTCGTCGTTCCGAACGGAGGGCTCAAGGGGTCGGAAGCCTATCCGGCCGCTTCCCCCGAAGCCCGGGGGTTCGAGAGCAACGGCTACGACCTGTACATGGACGGTCCCGGCATCTTCAACTTCACGCTCGAGATCGTCCCCAAGTCGGTCGACGCTGTGCTCGCCAAGGCCGGCCTGCAGCAGGACGAGGTCGACCTCTGGGTGTTCCACCAGGCCAACGCCTTCATGCTCGAGCACCTGCGCAAGAAGCTCGGGGTGCCTTCCGAGCACTTCGTGGTCGCCATGGGCGAGTCGGGGAACACCGTCTCGTCGACCATCCCCATCGCCCTCGTCGAGGCGGAGCGTGCCGGGCAGCTGACGAGGGGCATGAAGGTCATGATCCTCGGCTTCGGCGTCGGGCTCTCTTGGGCCGGGGCCGTCCTCGAGTGGTGA
- a CDS encoding alpha/beta hydrolase — protein sequence MVIGRGARGVVARFLAVGAAVLVLAGCQAAAADPTPTPSPTYDVGHPQGLGYSASDGSWFAIDACIPEAAGDAVPAVVLVHGGSFTGGSRTDLAPVCDALAAAGMAAFSVDYRLVPWGVFPSQAQDVASAIDWVRAPEQADAFGLDPDRVALLGASAGAVITAQLATGVTGIGFDNSVLAGAVMLSGGYDFTAPSDGLGLDLISALEGYLGCDIASCAALGTASPVTAASADDPPMLLIHSDSEFIPLDQAERFADRLTEVGVDNELLVVPGEAHAEWIYQVDPAAVTATADFLRTVLAG from the coding sequence GTGGTGATCGGCAGAGGAGCTCGCGGCGTCGTCGCGCGATTCCTGGCGGTCGGCGCGGCGGTCCTGGTTCTCGCGGGGTGTCAGGCCGCCGCAGCCGATCCGACTCCCACCCCTTCGCCCACCTATGACGTCGGCCATCCTCAGGGTCTCGGTTACTCGGCGTCCGACGGCAGCTGGTTCGCCATCGACGCGTGCATTCCCGAGGCGGCCGGCGACGCGGTCCCCGCGGTGGTGCTCGTGCACGGTGGCTCGTTCACCGGGGGAAGTCGCACCGACCTCGCCCCGGTCTGCGACGCGCTGGCGGCGGCCGGTATGGCGGCCTTCTCCGTCGACTATCGACTGGTGCCCTGGGGGGTCTTCCCCTCGCAGGCGCAGGATGTGGCGTCAGCGATCGACTGGGTGCGCGCACCCGAGCAGGCCGACGCGTTCGGCCTCGACCCCGACCGGGTCGCGCTCCTCGGCGCCTCGGCGGGGGCGGTGATCACGGCTCAGCTGGCTACGGGCGTGACCGGGATCGGTTTCGACAACAGCGTGCTGGCGGGTGCCGTCATGCTTTCCGGCGGGTACGACTTCACCGCGCCCTCCGACGGTCTCGGACTCGACCTGATCTCCGCACTCGAGGGCTACCTCGGTTGCGACATCGCCTCGTGCGCCGCTCTCGGCACCGCGTCACCGGTGACGGCGGCCTCCGCCGATGACCCGCCGATGCTGCTCATCCACTCGGACTCCGAATTCATCCCGCTCGATCAAGCCGAGCGGTTCGCCGACCGATTGACCGAGGTCGGAGTCGACAACGAATTGCTCGTCGTGCCGGGGGAGGCTCACGCCGAATGGATCTACCAGGTTGATCCTGCTGCGGTCACCGCGACCGCCGACTTCCTGCGGACAGTGCTCGCCGGCTGA
- a CDS encoding CopG family transcriptional regulator codes for MAMTLRLSDERDQRLQDLATQLRVSKNLAAAEAIEIAAPWPSHPELVRASLERQLTRYADLIDRLAHA; via the coding sequence ATGGCGATGACTCTGAGGCTGAGCGACGAACGCGACCAGCGTCTGCAGGATCTCGCCACGCAGCTGCGGGTCAGCAAGAATCTCGCCGCCGCGGAAGCGATCGAGATCGCCGCGCCGTGGCCGAGTCACCCCGAGCTGGTCAGGGCGTCGCTCGAGCGTCAGCTGACGCGGTACGCGGATCTGATCGACCGGCTCGCGCACGCCTGA
- a CDS encoding oligosaccharide flippase family protein, whose product MSRAKAVARGALWNYLAQIATVVLQLGYAAVTSRLLDPHLFGVFGAALTSATLINLLALAGLPQIVGRMNTLEPRRLVGLLAYAGAVGAVAATVMLLSAPLWALLWGVPESVSVLRVMAITSFVSPLVALGSGLLLRLGEFRRLATFTFVSNVVGMAVGVAAVFVFRSAETLVFSTIVAQSLIALATLVTSRKHFAARFDLKAMLEDVGFSGKTAVSGTLSYWAGTVSKLALTQGFGTSTLGYWNRAEAITTTPFYQLYTALTQAVYPEFRHDIESQERTRRVWTDMLAIAGWVCFPLGAVVAIAVPTAVAVLFGPEWEQAGYMAQGLALVGGVQPVVFLLISGFEALGRFPWLWTGYLISLAVNLTGGITGVLTGSILPIIAGIFLALVIMHSFHLVVGSRSGLVDVRRLLGHYAGIVLFAGALGGVLWVALNVAAVWSITPWLLAGAVAVTAALVLLLWRRRNVFPPLALARAYGLLKG is encoded by the coding sequence ATGAGCCGCGCGAAGGCGGTCGCTCGCGGAGCGCTCTGGAACTACCTGGCTCAGATCGCGACCGTGGTGCTGCAGCTCGGTTACGCGGCAGTGACCTCACGCCTCCTCGACCCGCACCTCTTCGGTGTGTTCGGCGCTGCCCTGACCAGCGCGACCCTCATCAACCTGCTCGCCCTCGCCGGTCTGCCGCAGATCGTGGGGCGGATGAACACCCTCGAACCGCGCCGCCTCGTCGGCCTGCTCGCCTACGCGGGCGCGGTCGGAGCGGTCGCCGCCACCGTGATGCTGCTGTCCGCTCCGCTGTGGGCGCTGCTCTGGGGCGTCCCCGAATCGGTGTCGGTCCTTCGTGTCATGGCCATCACCTCGTTCGTCTCCCCGCTCGTCGCCCTCGGCAGCGGATTGTTGCTACGGCTCGGCGAGTTCCGCCGCCTCGCCACGTTCACCTTCGTGAGCAACGTGGTCGGCATGGCGGTCGGCGTCGCCGCCGTGTTCGTCTTCCGCAGCGCCGAGACGCTGGTGTTCAGCACGATCGTCGCCCAGTCGCTGATCGCCCTGGCGACACTCGTCACCTCTCGGAAGCACTTCGCGGCACGGTTCGACCTGAAGGCGATGCTCGAGGACGTCGGCTTCAGCGGCAAGACGGCGGTGTCGGGCACCCTCTCCTACTGGGCGGGCACGGTCAGCAAGCTGGCCCTCACCCAGGGATTCGGCACCAGCACGCTCGGATACTGGAACCGCGCCGAAGCGATCACGACCACTCCCTTTTATCAGCTGTACACCGCGCTCACCCAGGCGGTGTACCCGGAGTTCCGGCACGACATCGAGTCGCAGGAACGCACCCGTCGTGTCTGGACCGACATGCTCGCCATCGCCGGCTGGGTGTGCTTCCCGCTCGGCGCCGTCGTCGCGATCGCGGTGCCCACCGCAGTCGCCGTGCTGTTCGGCCCCGAATGGGAGCAGGCAGGCTACATGGCCCAAGGGCTCGCCCTCGTCGGAGGGGTGCAGCCCGTCGTGTTCCTCCTCATCAGCGGCTTCGAAGCGCTCGGCCGCTTCCCGTGGCTGTGGACGGGATACCTCATCTCGCTGGCCGTCAACCTCACCGGCGGCATCACCGGCGTGCTCACGGGCTCGATCCTGCCGATCATCGCGGGCATCTTCCTCGCCCTCGTGATCATGCACTCCTTCCACCTCGTCGTCGGATCGCGCAGCGGGCTCGTCGATGTGCGTCGCCTCCTCGGCCATTACGCGGGCATCGTGCTGTTCGCGGGCGCGCTCGGCGGAGTGCTCTGGGTCGCTCTGAACGTCGCCGCGGTGTGGTCGATCACCCCGTGGCTTCTCGCCGGAGCGGTCGCCGTCACCGCGGCTCTCGTGCTCCTGCTCTGGAGGCGCCGCAACGTCTTCCCACCCCTCGCGCTCGCGAGGGCGTACGGTCTGCTGAAAGGCTGA
- a CDS encoding glycosyltransferase family 4 protein, with protein MRILTGVLILAPAGGIELCTYQDGGVLVERGHELDIQYQVDGPQHADYETAGMSVVGPVELIAETRRPVKTLRAFLHAWRLARRRKPDVLWLNRSEHIIWAQFLSTLLRVPIVTHLHHAPNFRQTNRLYRGVSSFISVSEHTRQQWIDAGIPAEKIAVVHNSIPLEAYPVGDLPERQVARARLGLDDGARVALYCGRLTREKGVDTLVEAWRRRSDPNAVLVLVGRAETDTSWLPEALDRLPAGSWRMFDETRDIVPFLHAADVVVVPTPEHEAFGRVVLEGLASGRPVLASRVGGIPEILTGAMERFLVPPADAGALADALDATLDWRTQEPTLGADARRWVEERFPYDAHVDAVEAALSSVARPPFGAKRLTPAASAGQS; from the coding sequence ATGCGAATCCTGACCGGAGTCCTGATCCTCGCGCCCGCCGGCGGCATAGAACTGTGCACCTACCAGGACGGCGGCGTGCTGGTCGAGCGCGGGCACGAGCTCGACATCCAGTACCAGGTCGACGGTCCTCAGCACGCCGACTACGAAACGGCCGGCATGAGCGTCGTCGGCCCGGTGGAGTTGATCGCCGAAACACGGCGGCCGGTGAAGACGCTGCGCGCGTTCCTCCACGCGTGGCGTCTGGCGCGCAGACGGAAGCCCGACGTGCTGTGGCTCAACCGCTCGGAGCACATCATCTGGGCCCAGTTCCTCTCCACCCTGCTTCGCGTGCCGATCGTCACCCATCTCCATCACGCCCCCAACTTCCGCCAGACGAACCGGCTTTACCGCGGCGTCTCGAGCTTCATCTCGGTTTCCGAGCACACTCGGCAGCAGTGGATCGATGCGGGGATCCCTGCCGAGAAGATCGCCGTCGTGCACAACTCCATCCCGCTCGAGGCGTACCCGGTCGGTGATCTGCCCGAGCGGCAGGTCGCTCGTGCGCGGCTCGGGCTCGACGATGGGGCACGAGTCGCGCTGTACTGCGGTCGACTCACCCGTGAGAAGGGCGTCGACACTCTGGTCGAAGCGTGGCGACGTCGATCCGATCCCAACGCCGTGCTGGTGCTCGTCGGCCGCGCCGAGACCGACACGTCGTGGTTGCCGGAAGCACTCGACCGCCTGCCCGCCGGCTCGTGGCGGATGTTCGACGAGACCCGCGACATCGTGCCGTTCCTGCATGCCGCCGATGTCGTCGTCGTGCCGACACCCGAACACGAGGCTTTCGGTCGCGTCGTCCTCGAGGGACTCGCGTCGGGCCGCCCGGTGCTGGCCAGTCGAGTGGGAGGGATCCCCGAGATCCTCACCGGCGCGATGGAACGCTTCCTCGTGCCGCCGGCCGACGCTGGCGCCCTGGCCGACGCTCTCGATGCGACGCTCGATTGGCGGACGCAGGAGCCGACCCTCGGCGCCGACGCCCGACGCTGGGTGGAGGAGCGCTTCCCGTACGACGCCCACGTCGACGCGGTGGAGGCCGCCTTGTCGAGTGTTGCGCGCCCCCCGTTCGGGGCTAAACGGTTGACGCCGGCCGCCTCGGCGGGTCAGTCTTAG